The Drosophila sechellia strain sech25 chromosome 2L, ASM438219v1, whole genome shotgun sequence region CAATACCATTATTAATCATTCCCTTTATAAATCGTATATCACTTTGAAATTCATAGCGATAGAATTCACATGGCGGAAGGCAATCGCAATTCCTTTGTTCTCCACTGATGATCTCATCATGATCTGTAAACATCATGATATCGTTATAGTTCCGTAAATATACAGTTCTTACCAAAATCTATTACACACTGCATTTGCTTTAGATCGCAAATTGGCCAACTTTTTTCAATAGCTGATTTTGGCGGTGCACAGCCACATGACTTTAAGATACTTTTGCTGCGACATTCAGCCAGGCAGTTAATTTGGTTATATACATCAGATAATATTAGACGACGTTCTGTTGGAAAATAGCATCCTCTTTTCTGCAGAGATAAACCCTTCAGATTTTTCGTGAATCGATTGATATATGGTCTAAGCATTATGTGAGCATCTGATTCGCCTGGCACAAATATCCTTGGTGTTGCTCCATTGGGTATTTCATGGGATTCGTGTATAAGAACCTCAAAGCCAGCTGATTTCAAAGTTTGAAGGAGCTCATCATTGGATCTTAAAACAAAACTAACACCCAAATGGGAGCTGAAGAGCTGCTGATTGTAATTAAAGCTGCAACACAGCCTTTGGTCAAGAGTCCAAATGGGCTGCAGTTTATCTAGACAGTTCACCATTCGATTGTCCCACTgacacatttttatttgtgggCAGATTGGTAAGGACAAATCCTCCAGAAGTTCTAACCAACTAGCATTTCCCTTGGttacattttctattaatGAAGAGTTCATCCATTCCTTTGCGTTGAATCCGCAAATGGTGACTGCGGGAAAAGGCACTTCCGCCGTGGGTTTCATCATGGTGTCTATGAAGCGAATGGTAGGTGTTTCCTTTGACATGGAAAGGGACATGATCACTAGGATAAATGAAAGCAGCACCGCATTACAAATGAGAAGCCACCAGAGTATCCTTTGCCAAGTTTTTGCTCCCACAAAAATGTGAAAGCCATGTATGCTGGCCAT contains the following coding sequences:
- the LOC6611856 gene encoding pickpocket protein 11; translation: MSAVPEEDSPTRFYLVNFENYLRPKQPNKCQPLQRFKKPTGRSTNLYRNLKRLKILRWYNSVSKRFEELPLPKFLGFLRARNDDGLCKRKTGFEIYCEMASIHGFHIFVGAKTWQRILWWLLICNAVLLSFILVIMSLSMSKETPTIRFIDTMMKPTAEVPFPAVTICGFNAKEWMNSSLIENVTKGNASWLELLEDLSLPICPQIKMCQWDNRMVNCLDKLQPIWTLDQRLCCSFNYNQQLFSSHLGVSFVLRSNDELLQTLKSAGFEVLIHESHEIPNGATPRIFVPGESDAHIMLRPYINRFTKNLKGLSLQKRGCYFPTERRLILSDVYNQINCLAECRSKSILKSCGCAPPKSAIEKSWPICDLKQMQCVIDFDHDEIISGEQRNCDCLPPCEFYRYEFQSDIRFIKGMINNGIVNTSNEESTNEVRVRVYYDSAIAEELLLDVYENWLTFIGTFGGITGLFMGCSFVSVFELIFFSCVRPTCNWLTRQQILWRRRRNQRVGITEARSLGPAN